In Flavobacterium sp. CS20, a single window of DNA contains:
- a CDS encoding GxxExxY protein, giving the protein MRYEELTHKIIGCAMKVHSALGNGFQEVIYQRALAIEMEKQGLGYQREMEMSIFYEGIDIGTRRVDFFVEDLIMVELKALIKLEDVHLAQAMNYCQAYNLPIGLLINFGSKSMEFKRVYNVNHPENKEYVENNPRIQKSNKS; this is encoded by the coding sequence ATGAGATATGAAGAATTAACACATAAAATCATAGGCTGTGCAATGAAAGTACACTCAGCTTTAGGTAATGGATTCCAAGAAGTGATTTATCAAAGAGCGTTAGCAATTGAAATGGAAAAACAAGGACTAGGTTATCAACGTGAAATGGAAATGAGCATATTTTATGAAGGGATCGATATAGGTACTAGACGTGTAGATTTTTTTGTTGAAGACCTAATTATGGTTGAGCTAAAAGCTTTAATCAAATTAGAAGATGTTCACTTGGCTCAGGCAATGAATTATTGCCAAGCCTATAATTTGCCAATTGGGTTACTTATAAATTTTGGTTCAAAAAGTATGGAGTTTAAGCGAGTTTATAATGTAAATCACCCTGAGAATAAGGAATATGTCGAGAACAATCCTAGAATCCAAAAATCCAACAAATCCTAA
- a CDS encoding DEAD/DEAH box helicase family protein: MKLTFDSNLQYQQDAIKSITDLFEGQPLEDSIMEFDLKEEGTLDLINGVGNNLILSEEQILKNLQSVQKQNEIEQSKDLDGMHFSVEMETGTGKTYVYLRSIYELNKAYGFKKFVIVVPSVAIREGVLKNLEITHEHFQNLYDNNPLNFQVYDSSKVSTLRGFATNNNIEVLVINIDSFAKDQNIINQPHYRANGRKPIEFIQSVNPILIVDEPQNMETEKRISAIENLKGLCTLRYSATHRNQYNLTYSLNPVKAYDLGLVKQIEVDSIVEENAFNDAFVQVDSIKATKTKVTAKVSINVNDKGGVKKKSLSVKVGDDLYKLSNEREIYADGYIIEEIDATNNCISISNGNILYKGDSQGGLNDEVMKFQIRKTVEEHLKKEKRLNKLGIKVLSLFFIDKVANYRHYDSAGNPNKGKFAEWFEEIYQEYISKPAFKELDRFPVNAVHNGYFSQDKKGKFKDTSGVTKADDDTYSLIMKDKEKLLDIDNSLRFIFSHSALREGWDNPNVFQICTLNETKSDIKKRQEIGRGLRLAVKKTEDGKLERTYDQNINRLTVIANESYDDFAKTLQKEIEDDCGVEFKGRIKNKRERTAIKYRKGFEADPKFLEIWENLKKKTTYRVDYKTDELITFASKAVKDLPKIKAPSIRSTKVNINMTDEGVDTMYAGDKVESYDSYSWKIPDVLGYIQSKTELTRSTIQEILSKSDRIGDILINPQLFLDLTTQAIKRTLYDLMIDGIKYQKIGGADMKWHFLKLRN, from the coding sequence ATGAAGTTAACGTTTGATTCTAACCTACAATATCAGCAAGACGCTATAAAGTCTATAACAGACTTATTTGAAGGACAACCTTTGGAAGATTCTATTATGGAATTTGACCTAAAGGAAGAAGGCACTTTAGATTTAATCAATGGCGTTGGCAACAACTTAATTCTATCAGAAGAGCAAATCTTAAAAAACTTGCAATCCGTTCAAAAGCAAAACGAGATTGAACAAAGCAAGGATTTAGATGGTATGCACTTTTCCGTAGAAATGGAAACAGGAACAGGAAAAACCTATGTCTATTTGCGTAGTATTTACGAGCTAAACAAAGCCTACGGCTTTAAAAAGTTTGTCATAGTTGTTCCGTCTGTTGCTATTCGTGAAGGCGTTTTAAAAAACTTGGAAATTACACACGAGCATTTTCAAAACTTGTACGACAATAATCCGTTGAATTTTCAAGTGTATGACAGTTCAAAAGTTTCAACTTTAAGAGGTTTTGCAACGAACAACAACATTGAAGTTTTGGTAATAAATATAGATTCATTTGCCAAAGACCAAAACATAATCAATCAACCGCATTACAGAGCCAATGGAAGAAAACCCATTGAGTTTATTCAGTCGGTAAATCCAATTCTTATTGTGGACGAGCCACAAAATATGGAAACCGAAAAACGTATTTCGGCTATTGAAAATTTAAAAGGACTTTGTACACTTCGTTATTCTGCAACACACAGAAATCAATACAATCTTACGTATAGTTTGAATCCAGTAAAAGCCTACGATTTAGGCTTGGTAAAACAGATTGAAGTAGATTCTATTGTTGAAGAAAATGCGTTTAATGATGCTTTTGTTCAAGTAGATTCTATTAAGGCAACAAAGACAAAAGTTACCGCAAAAGTTTCAATCAACGTAAATGACAAAGGAGGCGTAAAAAAGAAATCCCTTTCCGTTAAAGTTGGAGATGATTTATACAAACTTTCCAACGAACGAGAAATTTATGCAGATGGCTATATCATTGAAGAAATAGACGCAACGAACAATTGTATTTCAATTTCAAATGGCAATATCTTATACAAAGGTGACAGTCAAGGCGGATTGAATGATGAAGTAATGAAATTTCAAATTCGTAAAACAGTTGAAGAACATTTGAAAAAGGAAAAACGCCTCAACAAATTAGGAATTAAAGTGCTTTCGCTGTTCTTCATTGACAAAGTTGCCAATTACCGTCATTATGATTCAGCAGGAAATCCAAACAAAGGGAAATTTGCAGAATGGTTTGAAGAAATCTACCAGGAATACATTTCAAAACCTGCTTTTAAGGAATTGGACAGGTTTCCTGTCAATGCAGTTCACAATGGCTATTTCTCACAAGACAAAAAAGGAAAATTCAAAGATACTTCAGGCGTTACAAAAGCAGATGACGACACTTACAGCTTAATAATGAAAGACAAAGAAAAGTTGTTAGATATTGATAATTCGCTTCGCTTTATATTCTCACATTCAGCACTTCGGGAAGGTTGGGACAATCCGAATGTATTTCAGATTTGTACGTTGAACGAAACGAAATCGGACATTAAAAAACGTCAAGAAATTGGAAGAGGTTTACGATTAGCAGTTAAGAAAACAGAGGATGGCAAATTGGAAAGAACCTATGACCAAAACATAAACCGATTGACAGTAATTGCCAACGAATCCTATGATGATTTCGCCAAAACCTTGCAAAAAGAAATTGAAGATGATTGTGGAGTTGAATTTAAAGGCAGAATTAAGAACAAGAGAGAACGTACCGCAATTAAATATAGAAAAGGATTTGAAGCTGACCCAAAATTCTTGGAGATTTGGGAAAACCTCAAAAAGAAAACGACTTACCGAGTTGACTATAAAACAGATGAGTTAATCACTTTTGCTTCAAAAGCGGTTAAAGATTTACCAAAGATTAAAGCCCCTTCTATTCGTTCTACCAAAGTCAATATCAATATGACAGACGAAGGTGTTGACACAATGTATGCAGGAGACAAAGTAGAATCTTACGACAGTTATTCTTGGAAAATCCCCGACGTTTTGGGCTATATCCAAAGTAAAACAGAATTAACTCGTTCAACCATTCAAGAGATATTAAGTAAGTCCGACAGAATTGGAGATATTTTAATCAATCCACAATTGTTTTTGGACTTAACAACCCAAGCCATAAAACGGACTTTATACGACTTAATGATTGACGGAATCAAGTACCAAAAAATTGGCGGAGCAGATATGAAATGGCACTTTTTGAAGCTCAGGAATTAG
- a CDS encoding helix-turn-helix domain-containing protein, giving the protein MNRIKEVLEKKGIKQKWLAEQMGKSYNMVNSYAQNRRQPSLEDLYKIAEILNVEAKELLTDKKEL; this is encoded by the coding sequence ATGAACCGAATAAAAGAGGTTTTAGAAAAAAAGGGAATTAAACAAAAATGGTTGGCTGAACAAATGGGAAAGAGTTACAATATGGTAAACTCTTACGCCCAAAACAGACGACAACCAAGTTTGGAGGACTTATACAAGATTGCGGAAATCTTGAATGTAGAGGCCAAAGAATTACTAACTGACAAAAAAGAATTATAA
- a CDS encoding KilA-N domain-containing protein, translating into MSKKNTTIQVQNLPITISQIESEDYISLTDMAKGKEGDGRVADIIKNWIRNRSTLEFLGVWEQMNNPNFKVVEFDHFKTQAGLPSFVLSPGNWIETTNAIGLLVKKGKYGGTYAHKDIAFEFASAISPVFKLYLIKEYQRLKEIENNQYNLEWNVKRVLSKVNYSIQTDAVKDYILPQSNYTKETEWLAYAEEADILNVALFKCTAKQWREANPQLTLEGKNLRDIASINELAILSNLESANADMIREGVSKKERFNKLYKIAQYQKEILDKQDFLKSIKKTTDDVYLDSNKPSEL; encoded by the coding sequence ATGAGTAAAAAGAATACAACCATACAGGTACAAAATCTGCCAATCACTATTTCACAAATAGAAAGTGAAGACTATATCTCGCTTACAGATATGGCAAAAGGTAAGGAAGGTGACGGACGAGTCGCCGATATTATCAAAAATTGGATACGCAACCGCTCTACCCTTGAGTTTTTAGGCGTGTGGGAGCAAATGAACAACCCTAATTTTAAAGTGGTCGAATTCGACCACTTTAAAACACAGGCAGGATTACCCAGCTTTGTTTTAAGCCCAGGGAATTGGATAGAGACCACCAATGCTATTGGATTATTAGTAAAAAAAGGAAAGTATGGAGGAACTTATGCCCACAAAGACATAGCCTTTGAATTTGCTTCTGCCATAAGCCCAGTTTTCAAACTGTATTTAATTAAAGAGTACCAACGCCTTAAAGAAATTGAAAACAACCAATACAATTTAGAATGGAATGTAAAGCGTGTATTGAGCAAGGTTAATTACAGCATTCAAACAGATGCTGTGAAAGACTACATTTTACCACAGTCTAATTATACTAAAGAAACAGAATGGCTCGCCTATGCAGAAGAAGCCGATATTTTGAATGTAGCATTATTCAAGTGTACAGCTAAACAATGGCGAGAAGCCAATCCGCAATTGACCTTAGAAGGAAAAAATTTACGAGATATTGCCAGTATAAACGAGTTGGCTATTCTATCGAATTTAGAATCTGCCAATGCAGATATGATACGTGAAGGAGTGAGTAAAAAAGAACGCTTTAACAAGCTCTACAAAATAGCACAGTACCAAAAAGAAATATTAGACAAACAGGATTTTTTGAAGTCCATTAAGAAGACGACGGATGATGTATATTTAGATTCAAATAAACCGTCAGAATTATGA
- a CDS encoding DUF4369 domain-containing protein has product MKFLFLLIVIAVLSCETKKPDLTITGQIDGLKKGKIYLQKVKDSTIVNLDSLELYNTNQFNFDVELNQPEVMYLQLEKDTIDQTDNFIAFFADKGKLEVKAKLDEFSYANLNADYKNQQKFQEYSQNIKRFADQKLDLIKAELEARKANNQDRLDSINKVYNSMTQRRYLYAINFAMNHPDLEVSPYVILNQAEFITPKYLDSVYQSFDKSIQKSYYGQQLNNLVTQRQSK; this is encoded by the coding sequence ATGAAATTTTTATTCTTACTTATTGTTATCGCAGTTTTGAGTTGTGAAACAAAAAAACCTGATTTAACCATAACAGGGCAGATTGATGGTTTAAAAAAAGGAAAAATTTATCTGCAAAAAGTAAAAGATTCTACTATTGTAAATTTAGACTCTTTAGAGCTTTACAATACCAATCAGTTCAACTTTGATGTTGAACTCAACCAACCTGAAGTGATGTATTTGCAATTAGAAAAAGACACGATAGATCAAACTGATAATTTTATAGCTTTCTTTGCTGACAAAGGAAAATTAGAAGTCAAGGCAAAATTAGATGAATTTAGCTATGCAAACTTAAATGCCGATTACAAAAACCAACAAAAATTTCAAGAATACAGTCAAAATATCAAACGATTTGCTGACCAAAAGTTAGATTTGATTAAAGCCGAGTTAGAAGCCAGAAAAGCCAATAATCAAGACCGTTTAGATAGTATTAATAAGGTTTATAATTCTATGACCCAAAGACGCTATCTCTATGCCATCAATTTTGCTATGAATCATCCTGATTTAGAAGTTTCGCCTTATGTTATTCTAAATCAAGCAGAGTTTATCACTCCTAAATATTTAGATTCTGTTTATCAATCTTTTGACAAATCCATTCAAAAATCTTATTACGGGCAACAACTTAACAATTTGGTAACGCAACGTCAATCAAAATAA
- a CDS encoding site-specific DNA-methyltransferase — protein sequence MDGTSLTPEQEKLNALKQVLPEVFAEGKVDWEKLKATLGEDINFSNERYVLNWAGKSEAFKVLQAPTTKTLVPAKDESVNFDDTEHIFIEGENLEVLKVLQKSYFGKVKMIYIDPPYNTGNDSFIYPDKFSETKADYEKRVGDKDEEGYMTKDGMFKKNSKENGQYHSNWLNMMMPRLYLAKNLLKQDGVIFVSIDDNEVHNLILLMNEIFGEENFINTVSVNMKNVAGASGGGEDIKLKKNVEYLLIYCKNYNELKPFNEAYDLIPVHELVEEYREIGKSWKYTSVLLDEGDKIPIGKTKDGEGNDIAIFKRENYSIKSISAICKEENLSEQEAYSKYGAKIFQTAMPQSSIRPRVMKKVKELKIEGDLFSIEYVPKSGRNKGVLYEQFYKGDSFRLFAWLRDVSDEIDGVLYKKEIKGTYWDYASETKNLTKEGSVPYPNGKKPLAMLKRIINMATSKNDNDLVLDFFAGSCTLGHAVYDLNNEDNGNRKFICIQMDELIGEKEIAENYSSEKLSHIKTVTDVGRTRLKYAINKYTNPYKNRLGFKSLSLVNSNFKQWQQITGKDKQALEEQMKLFVDPVAKNATTENMVYELLLKSGKDLNSTISHVSTSSTPEGFYAINETELILILEKANQEIIDAVIANKPQKVIALDKLFKGNDQLKTNASLQMKDAGIEFKTI from the coding sequence ATGGACGGAACAAGTCTAACACCAGAACAGGAAAAACTAAACGCTTTAAAACAAGTGTTGCCTGAAGTATTTGCCGAAGGCAAAGTGGATTGGGAAAAGCTAAAAGCTACGCTTGGAGAAGATATCAACTTCTCAAACGAACGCTACGTGCTGAATTGGGCAGGAAAAAGTGAAGCCTTTAAAGTGTTGCAAGCACCAACCACCAAAACACTTGTGCCAGCGAAAGACGAAAGCGTAAATTTTGACGATACCGAACATATTTTTATTGAGGGAGAAAATTTGGAAGTATTAAAAGTTCTTCAAAAAAGCTATTTCGGTAAGGTTAAAATGATTTACATAGACCCACCTTACAACACAGGAAACGACTCGTTTATTTATCCTGACAAATTCTCTGAAACTAAAGCAGACTACGAAAAACGTGTTGGCGACAAAGACGAAGAAGGCTATATGACCAAAGACGGTATGTTCAAAAAGAACAGTAAAGAAAACGGACAATACCACAGCAATTGGCTCAATATGATGATGCCACGCCTCTATCTTGCTAAAAACCTACTCAAACAAGATGGTGTCATTTTCGTGTCTATTGACGATAATGAGGTGCATAACCTGATACTTTTAATGAATGAAATTTTTGGCGAAGAAAATTTTATTAATACTGTGTCAGTTAATATGAAAAATGTAGCAGGTGCTTCAGGTGGCGGTGAAGATATTAAGCTTAAAAAAAATGTTGAGTATTTACTTATTTACTGTAAAAATTACAATGAGCTAAAACCATTTAATGAAGCGTATGATTTAATACCAGTTCATGAGTTAGTTGAGGAATATAGAGAAATTGGTAAGAGTTGGAAATACACAAGTGTATTATTAGATGAGGGTGATAAAATCCCCATAGGAAAAACTAAAGATGGTGAAGGAAATGATATTGCCATTTTTAAACGTGAGAATTATTCTATAAAATCTATTTCTGCAATCTGTAAAGAAGAAAACCTTTCGGAACAGGAGGCTTACTCTAAATATGGGGCAAAGATTTTCCAAACGGCTATGCCTCAAAGTTCTATTCGACCTAGAGTAATGAAAAAAGTAAAAGAACTCAAAATTGAGGGAGACTTATTCTCAATCGAATATGTTCCCAAAAGTGGAAGAAATAAAGGTGTACTGTATGAGCAGTTTTATAAGGGTGATAGCTTTAGGTTATTTGCTTGGCTCCGAGATGTAAGTGATGAAATAGACGGTGTTCTCTATAAAAAAGAAATTAAAGGAACTTATTGGGACTATGCAAGTGAAACCAAAAATCTCACAAAGGAAGGCAGTGTACCTTATCCTAATGGTAAAAAACCTTTAGCAATGCTAAAGAGAATCATTAACATGGCAACTTCAAAAAATGATAATGACTTAGTCCTTGATTTTTTCGCAGGTTCTTGTACACTTGGTCATGCAGTTTACGACCTGAATAATGAAGATAATGGAAACAGAAAGTTTATCTGTATCCAAATGGATGAATTAATTGGAGAGAAAGAAATAGCCGAGAATTACTCTAGCGAAAAACTATCACACATTAAAACTGTTACAGATGTTGGCAGAACAAGATTGAAATATGCGATTAATAAATATACTAATCCATATAAAAATCGACTTGGATTCAAATCTCTCAGTTTGGTCAACAGCAACTTCAAGCAATGGCAACAAATTACAGGCAAAGACAAACAAGCTTTGGAGGAGCAAATGAAACTGTTTGTTGACCCTGTTGCCAAAAATGCCACTACCGAAAATATGGTATATGAACTTTTGCTAAAAAGTGGTAAAGACTTAAACAGCACCATTTCGCACGTTTCGACAAGCTCAACGCCCGAAGGTTTTTATGCCATCAATGAAACCGAACTTATCTTGATTTTGGAAAAAGCCAATCAAGAAATTATTGATGCAGTAATTGCCAACAAGCCACAAAAAGTAATTGCTTTAGACAAGCTTTTTAAAGGCAACGACCAATTGAAAACCAATGCGTCTTTGCAGATGAAAGATGCAGGTATAGAATTTAAAACCATTTGA